One uncultured Draconibacterium sp. genomic window, CCGACTATTTAAAATCAATCGCCTTAATTGGGAATGTTGAAGATGAAGGAGAAATGGATTCCATTACTCCCGGTTCGCAGCACATTGTAAAAGTCCTTTTAGACGAATCAAAAAACGCTCCAATCTGGCTTCAGGCGTGGGGAGGTACAAACACCATTGCCCGGGCACTTAAAACCATTGAGCAAGAGCATCCTGAGAAAATGAAACAAGTGGCCGGCAAACTACGCTTTTTCTTTATCTGGGAACAGGATTCTACCTACCAGGAATACATTCGCCCCAATTGGGGAAAATTCAATATCCCTACAATTATCAGCGATCAGTTTTGGTCAATTGCTTATCAATGGGATAAAATAATGCAAAATGATAAAATAGATTACTTCACAGCCGGTTGGATGAAACCAAACATTCTGGAAGACCATGGTCCTCTGTGTTCATTGTACCAGGCATATGAAGGAAGTGAAGACAAAGAAGGATGGAAAGCCGGAGGTCCTAATCAGCAAGGCAATTTCAGATCGGAAGGTGATTCACCTGCGTTTATTCATACAATTCCAACCGGGCTTCGCAACTTAGAATCTCCGGATTACGGAGGTTGGGGAGGCCGATACATTAACGTTCGTGAAAATACATGGTTAGATCCTGTGCCGGAAACCAATTACACTTACCCCGCAGGAAGATGGTATACAGCAACTGCCTGGGGGCGAAATTACATGAAGAATACTTATCCTGACAAGCAGGATTTAATGAATGCCTATTTTAATCCGATTACGCGTTGGACAGATGTTTTACAGAACGATTTTGCGGCACGTGCTGACTGGTGTGTAAAAACCTTTGAAGAAGCCAATCATGCTCCGGTGGTTAAATTGGACAACGCGCTAGATATAATTTCAGAACCCGGCAGTATAATTCAGATGAGTGCCAAAGGTACAACTGATCCTGATGGCGATGAACTTACTTTTTTATGGTGGCAGTATGAAGAAGCGGATACCTATCAGGGAAATGTAGTTATTGAAAATTCAAGCGCACGTGAAGCTTTATTTACAGTTCCCGCAGATGCAAAAAAAGGAGAAACCATTCATATTGTTTGTGAAGTAAAGGACGACGGTTCACCTCAGCTTACACGCTACCAACGTGTAATTATCACAATTAAGCTGTAAATTTAAAATTGAATTAAACATTATTATCATCCTTTTATTTGACATTGTTTTAATGTGGGACAGATCTTAATAACAGCAGAAAACCAG contains:
- a CDS encoding nucleoside hydrolase-like domain-containing protein, which translates into the protein MKMKTLVILLFSTVVACSNQNTQSEDVSSTAVKPRVIVTSDGEIDDECSMVRFLLYTNEWDVEGIITSSSQYHWHGHRWAGDDWLDPYLDAYADVYPNLIKHSNDYPTPDYLKSIALIGNVEDEGEMDSITPGSQHIVKVLLDESKNAPIWLQAWGGTNTIARALKTIEQEHPEKMKQVAGKLRFFFIWEQDSTYQEYIRPNWGKFNIPTIISDQFWSIAYQWDKIMQNDKIDYFTAGWMKPNILEDHGPLCSLYQAYEGSEDKEGWKAGGPNQQGNFRSEGDSPAFIHTIPTGLRNLESPDYGGWGGRYINVRENTWLDPVPETNYTYPAGRWYTATAWGRNYMKNTYPDKQDLMNAYFNPITRWTDVLQNDFAARADWCVKTFEEANHAPVVKLDNALDIISEPGSIIQMSAKGTTDPDGDELTFLWWQYEEADTYQGNVVIENSSAREALFTVPADAKKGETIHIVCEVKDDGSPQLTRYQRVIITIKL